A region of the Pseudomonas sp. A34-9 genome:
GCGAGCATGATGATCTGCTGAATGGCCAGGATCGTGCGCCTTTGCGGCAGGTCGATGTAGGCGGCGATGTCGCTGGTCATGAGGCTGGCCTGTGCCAGTGATTCGCAGGCGTGGACCAGCAGGCTTTCGCTGTCTTGGTCGGGGGCGACCTGGAACATGGTGCTGGGTTTGTGGAAGCGCAGGGTTAAGGCGTTGGGCTTGAGGTAGTGGTCGAGGGCGCGGTCGGCGGCTTCGTGGAATTTCTTTGAGCCGGGGAATTCGTAGGGGGTGGTGTCGTTGGTTTCAGGTGGAT
Encoded here:
- a CDS encoding DUF6124 family protein, which produces MFKPTPNPPETNDTTPYEFPGSKKFHEAADRALDHYLKPNALTLRFHKPSTMFQVAPDQDSESLLVHACESLAQASLMTSDIAAYIDLPQRRTILAIQQIIMLAELAVNRVLDNHEIPQPEAHN